TAGGCATTGGGCTAAAAATAaatctaataataattattattatttataatcttgatcgaataatcttcagtttttttagttattcaaaataaaattttttttattgttttattcATTTAAAGTAGTAAAAAGATGCATAATATTTTATTTGGTTGACATTATGTCACGATAGGGAACTGCTTGTGATATTATTGCTCACAAGCTTATTGGGTATATAAGAAGTGTGCACTTGCCACGGATAATTAGAACCGGGTTCAATTGATTGTTTCGTTACTGCCCCGACGAAGACCCACGAGCCAAAGAAACGGCGCTCCTCCGAACGTCTCATCTCCTCCTCTTCCAGATGCGGCCTTTCCTAAGACACACCGGTaccttctctcttctcctccgCGGCGCCGGCCCTCTCGCCCCCCACTCCGTCGCCCTCCTCCGAAACTTTTCCCCGCCCCGATTCTCTCCTCGTCCCGATCGGCTCTTGATCCCccacgccaccgccgccgccttcAGCGCTTCTAGCGGCGCCTCCGCCTCATCAACAGCGTCCAAGGACAGAAGCTCGCGTAACACCCTCGTGTACCTCCTCGGGTTGGTCGCCGCCATGGTCGGAGCCTCCTACGCCGCCGTTCCCCTCTATCGCCGCTTCTGCCAGGCCACCGGATATGGTGGCACAGTGCAGCGCCGGGAGGTAAGTTTATTTCGCCCTCTTCTCCAATCGTTAAATCCCGGGCTTTCGTTGGGTTTTATTAGGGTATTAAGACTGTTCGATATTCCTTGGATGTAGCCGCACGATCTGTTTTGTTTGTGTTCTGAGTTTAAAATGCTTTCGGGAATAATGAATCGTTCATGGCTTGTGACAAGGAATGAGTCTCTGCAGAGTGTGGAAGAGAAGATCGCCCGCCATGCCCAAGAAGGGACCAAGACTTCCAGGTATTGCCTTTGCGTCCTCCGCGTCACATCCAATTTTTTGCTGTTACCCCCTTGTGTGTTTTTGGTCTCAGCCTTTCTGTGTTGTGTTTGGTGGAGACTATGTACACATTTCCAGTTTTAGGAATTTATGAGCTTTGTGTTTCAAGTTTTGTTGTGGAATTTTCCCTTTCTCTTCATGGTGATGGTGAAACTCCATTGGGTTTTCTTGTTAATGCTGATGATTTCATGGCCATTGAACTATGAACTGAAATTATAccttaaatttgtttttttttttttgaagaaaaagGAACTATGCATGAACCATTACAGGCAACAAAAAGGTGCTTTGTTTAGGTCACTAGATTTCTAGCTTGAATCAAGTCTAGTACAAGCCTTTGCCCTCAAGAATTATTATTTATGTTGGCTGTTAAGACTCTAGTTATGCTTTGGTGAAACTATTATGATTTGGTGAGTCCGAGATAGAAGTCACAGAAATCTTGAAGAATAAAAACTATTTAACCATTAAGGAACTTGAAATGAGTTCTTGTCTAGGGAAAGCAAATGATAAAGATcagaaatacaaaaaaaaaaaaaattcaagtggtTGGTGGAGACGAAATATTTTATGTTGCCCACATTTATTATGATgtgaaaaagaaattttttttttctagaaggTTAGCTTATTTAAAATTCCTAGAAATGGTGGAATTACATTTTGATTGAAGACACTTCACAAGAATGATTACTAACCTCTAATTAGTCAACATTTATTTTTGATTAAGAATTATCTATTAGTTGTGTTTTTAACAGTACCAATGGCAGTTCTAAGCTCAGATGAGATAGGTATAAAATTGCATTAGaccaatgatgtgcaatgcaaacTTTTATTAGATTTCATGTGCATGGATCTTAACTATTTATGACCTTCAGTGTAAGAAAAGATCCATGTGGCCCTACTCGGGTTATTGTTGTCATAATTTTATCTTTAATTGACCTTTCAAGCAGAAATAGAATAGAACCTACATCAAAGATAAGAGACTAAAAGGGTTGATAGATTAGGTGAAGATGGTGGTAGTTCTTCACAATGGTGGTTTTACTCATTGCTGTATAACTAGAGGAATAATGTGGTAGCATGTCATGTCtctagtttgctaaagaagttgcaACTTTATCTTAACATTCCATTGTGTCATAGTAACAAGTATCAATTAATTCTGGTTGCACATTCTTTTACTCCACAAAATCAAATGTTTCTCGGCACATTTAGTGAACTTCAGTGTAAGTCTCTGACATATATCTGAACTAGGTTTGACCTTTCTTTCTACAGGGAGCTTGTTGTTCAGTTCAATGCTGATGTTGCTGATGGGATGCCATGGAAATTTACTCCTACACAAAGAGAGGTGAGAGGTTACTTCCTATCATTGACTGTAATATGAAAACAAGTCTTATCGCAGGCATATATTTCCTTCTGTTGCTTTCTGTTTCCTTAGGTAAGGGTTAAGCTAGGGGAAAGCGCCCTTGCATTTTATACTGCTGAAAATCGTAGCTCGACTCCCATAACTGGTGTTTCTACATACAATGTTACCCCAATGAAGGTATGGAGCCCAAAGTTATAGTTCATTTCTCAAGCTATTTTttaaatcttacatttcatcAATATAATATAGCTCTGATGAATTTGGAATAATTTGCTTACTGTTCCTATAACAGTAGAAGGTTGTGATGGCAGGACACTCGTAACTTTAAATACTGTGCCTCATGGGCCTGTATGCTGTTGCAATTTCTTGTTGATATTTTCTGAAGTATCTCAAACAAGAAGTTTCAGttataaattttatctttttcctGCTACCAAAATTTGATTGCATATGACAATATGTTTATTTTCAAAGCAGCACTTAGTTTCTTGGGTTATTTCTGTATCTGTCCATGATGCACGATATGTATTTTGTTATATGAGGGTTAACTCAACTGAAACTATTCATATTAGAAGATACGTCTCAAATGCAAGCATGGTTGCTTACAACCTTCTTGATTGCTTTGTTAAGTCTACTAGATTTTCTACTGTCCCTCCATGGCGTGATTAATAGAAACACATAAAGATTGCTGATGTTTTGGTTGGGATATCAACCTCTAGTGAGTCCTGCATTGGTTGCAACGATTGTTATTCTCAAGGACCTATAATTCTGTCCTGATGCTACAGAAGACGCATGAGAGTAACCTAGCGCATTCAAATTGAGATGAAAACTGTAGCTTGTTGTTATATCAGCTACGGATACAATAAAGAAATGCAAGAATTAGTAAATAGAACAGAAGCATGCATCAAGGGAGCACCACCTGATGTTGCTTAGGATTTCTACATGCAAGTAGGTAACCTCTAAAAAGTTTGGACAAGTAATGCTGTTTGGGTTGCTCTGTTGCAGGCTGCAGTTTATTTCAACAAGATTCAATGTTTCTGTTTCGAAGAGCAGCGACTTCTTCCAGGGGAGCAAATCGACATGCCGGTAAGAAGCGCAACACTAACGCCGCTGAAGATACTCAGTTACCATCGTTATGAGCAATCTTGGGGAAACATCTGCAGGTCTTTTTCTACATTGATCCAGAGTTCGAGACCGATCCCAAGATGGATGGCATCAACAACATTATCCTTTCCTACACCTTCTTCAAAGTTAACGAGGACTAGCTGTGTAGCCACCGATTATCAGTATCATTATCCTCGACTCATTATTCTTATTTTTGTTAGTTCAAATGGTTATCAATGTCACTTGAACAGCCTCGTTTCCGAAACATTGGCAAACTGTTTTGTAGCAGAAGAAAGCAGATGGTTGCCATGAAATGGTCGCTTGCTAAAATAAAAGTTAGAAAGAATCGATTTTACTATTATGTACCCTTCTCTATTTCTGCACATGGcaactgatttttttttaaccAGTCGAATAATATGTAATCAAGTCCATGACCTATGACatactaaaataataatatatgccAACAACGTGTACCACAAGCTTGTGTTTTGTGCCCATATTGATGAATcatgcattattattattattattttgttgaaaTTGCAGCATCGTCATCCACCGGTTTACACATTGCCCCCTGGTATACACGTGGAATTACGGGGATACATAATGAGATTACTATTTTTCAATAGAGATAAATCAGTTTCACAAATTGCACGAATGCATATTTGATACACCTTTCAAAACAGTATCAAGGACTTCAAGTGGAAGAAGATCATAAAAGTAGACGAGGACTATTGGATTATAGATATTTCACAGGCTATTAAGCATCTACTTCAGAAACCAGTGATTCTATTCTGTGTTCAAAATGTGCTGCTGCTCCAAGTCAGGCAACAACTTCAACTTGCTACTCGCACTTGATAGATCGGTAAATGTGACGCACAAACAGCAAAGCAGCACGGAAGCCAACCATCCCGAGCATCAAGAAGAAGCCGTAACAGATGCAAGCCATGTAGCCAAAGAAGAAAGACGTCTGCATAAACCCCGACATGTCCGAGCGAGCATGGTAGTAGTACAGACAGTATCCATACACAAATAAGCCAGTTGATCCTCCACATAGGAAAGACCTGCATCGGCATAAGCAGAATGGCAATTCAGATATCCGCAATGGGAAGAACAGCCACATATCACCATCTAAGGTCGGCAAATAGGGTTAgggacccaaaaaaaaaaaaaaaacaaatacggTCTGTACACTTTTAACTAATTCAACTATAGCATTAATTCAACTATAGTAAGAGAAACATATAGTGGAACATGCAACATCTTTACACTGTTTAACTAATTCACTAGCATATAACTGAAACAATAGCATACTTTTACCATGTGGTCTGTACACTTTAAAATGAATCAGAGGTAATGACAAAATCTAAAGTATCTTTGATTTTATCTAAAGATTTAAATCAACCATAGTGTACCAGTATATGTA
This Musa acuminata AAA Group cultivar baxijiao chromosome BXJ1-2, Cavendish_Baxijiao_AAA, whole genome shotgun sequence DNA region includes the following protein-coding sequences:
- the LOC135582147 gene encoding cytochrome c oxidase assembly protein COX11, mitochondrial-like isoform X3 translates to MVAQCSAGRNESLQSVEEKIARHAQEGTKTSRELVVQFNADVADGMPWKFTPTQREVRVKLGESALAFYTAENRSSTPITGVSTYNVTPMKAAVYFNKIQCFCFEEQRLLPGEQIDMPVFFYIDPEFETDPKMDGINNIILSYTFFKVNED
- the LOC135582147 gene encoding cytochrome c oxidase assembly protein COX11, mitochondrial-like isoform X2; translation: MRPFLRHTGTFSLLLRGAGPLAPHSVALLRNFSPPRFSPRPDRLLIPHATAAAFSASSGASASSTASKDRSSRNTLVYLLGLVAAMVGASYAAVPLYRRFCQATGYGGTVQRRESVEEKIARHAQEGTKTSRELVVQFNADVADGMPWKFTPTQREVRVKLGESALAFYTAENRSSTPITGVSTYNVTPMKAAVYFNKIQCFCFEEQRLLPGEQIDMPVFFYIDPEFETDPKMDGINNIILSYTFFKVNED
- the LOC135582147 gene encoding cytochrome c oxidase assembly protein COX11, mitochondrial-like isoform X1, which encodes MRPFLRHTGTFSLLLRGAGPLAPHSVALLRNFSPPRFSPRPDRLLIPHATAAAFSASSGASASSTASKDRSSRNTLVYLLGLVAAMVGASYAAVPLYRRFCQATGYGGTVQRREPHDLFCLCSEFKMLSGIMNRSWLVTRNESLQSVEEKIARHAQEGTKTSRELVVQFNADVADGMPWKFTPTQREVRVKLGESALAFYTAENRSSTPITGVSTYNVTPMKAAVYFNKIQCFCFEEQRLLPGEQIDMPVFFYIDPEFETDPKMDGINNIILSYTFFKVNED